In Mytilus edulis chromosome 7, xbMytEdul2.2, whole genome shotgun sequence, a single genomic region encodes these proteins:
- the LOC139482386 gene encoding uncharacterized protein: MALSTLAKEQENFLRYAILIVDHTKEALQDLIELNLKNKHLTFEEFLNKNKHEIYHLCYDFRCCQCQTPPTKRKRIIIPPQLELLFDKYNKLPSHKGTGRNDFCCSYAKVGITSQVLDLSLARCLLVNCCLDVFWFTCLTSQDQTLEQFLNSNKHIIYHLWKNNQNCCQCPSGFIFPCDRSIITEHEWKSMFSSRLSPCENDRKRMSTGSSSVCSVGATPGIATQNINLEIQRFILQKCSHISKAVHFLVEQRSLRFAHAPEAKISDSDFRLFLKDIEPHLLGISRVCGKETHVKNILRDLHLKPLSLNMLRKYEKLLHKNMEAINKNVNLQHRTTRQSIPRLVDKSSKIRRIEERVDALETSVAAITEEVKDLSKIIKDRSKRQRLIDQTSAEIEIHEKDVPYVEIEALRHCIKLLESRNVVVLTGREGSGKSRNGLEILRQFKERHKDSDVFKLIGLNYVSDIVKCNVTSIVLFDDAFDKTCEQFANDKHILDHLYSYITLNKVKLIFTMRNTVRHACNRLLSTHRLFHDLLDINLNSEKFKLTKVEKEKILTNYCDINKIKIFERVGDKTNQSVFHEAGIDNKETIQTVSDQVSVFVNREMIDEIIQTDPFLGFPECCRLFTEHRNNTTLDATIFKWPSHTLVKDIEKWRIEGKHDSVNGLKYVALICILSMGKSHDIDEYYLGFNFKTVYLLHEKNIDVKVCNEIFQECCNKNSEVYEHEIKDALDELVVSCYLVKKDGTYNFQHSAVKDAVLVSYGKINTKSIIPLLSFDQMMDLVKLQNYIEQENEIFIRIKKKDYYDLAIHFISIICHPHCSSLFECSTFVKNDIDFINQLLLCFNDKSETSLMLKSCDNEVAHYFPLCLLQNIGELDDNKLTANHTKDQLLISMAIEGQTITFVVDPSESLGCAFEDKNERIIIWLAKNTDHSLLKLEILLYEYILDTSFGSIPLLLQNFDHDQFDMTDLLLHVCIDCFNKANHIIDWMMDNINNSLINYDTMFKNELFFEIFDSEKYFNLILYIRNKVNRKLFDVSKAVQMWYTYRGIEIVQRVMQDDNKILDEEELIDILIDYNEQERYIYMHGEHEENNEQIVEQLLQTTGIKYHDLNQLVCVASERGWLNVLDLLFKHDVDKSFHKDKVREHILKLLGNGMHCEKTIRHIMKYYLDYININILMEKVMDFGYQSVVEELLLKTVDNISYHLDTTLNKLMSHQTCYFTRYSEKIVEQLLLATGVGYSNLSKFVGVAFRRGWFNVLELLFKQDIDKSFFTDKVIKDALQQLGNGAHCEKTIQLIMKYYVDYIDVNILMEKAVDVGCHSVVEELLLKKVDNISYLLDITLDKLRHQQLSHGFKIFESDHGKILLLLLQKNNTKLIDLNSIMNDVCHIGHSPAIQWLLENKSSFSFNIRKVMNNACFRGDLELVDYLFQKYRAANFDYKTAMIKACRHAQCNTLDVCKWLLRNVDRSMFDMKAALNNASKYDNTKIVKWILTDVDTELYDIDAAVFSASEHGNGDTLQLLLNQSGVNMLDIQSALTLSCRNDHSCLRNAKLLYNRANKSNLDMNAVLLEACKYYRTDFIQWIIETCDKNITVFETSDGHTHFIKRFDKNRVDMDQAVTCILDMDDPAQKKDHVNRTKKQLLMLIIKQSHPSIIHIYTLLEETCKNDWIEIFQLIFEKVDHARLNIGEIINVACRFGAFKIIKWSIENIDMQLVDADNVMVESCGFGWLECMVLIWKHCGQYKLQEAMTEACIYGQLHIAEWLLQNVHYQHFNIPMLLQEAGRNGWVNIFGLLLQNFHFDKSDMHIATLHALENGHLEIAELGITKIGTDDFDFSSLSENTYVGANKEGVVNFLLHNIDHRSIDIATIMTNACLFGWKDVAIFIVDNDLTSLCDLSLAFNTACDNGELEIAQLLLDQADPHILTTVYKAMHSVAVKGWDEIAILLLDKVEHTRLDIGNALIEACRHGEIDVVQAILRMVDDNMLNVKAALNIGCENHMNEELVLWVLHNIDQEQVDLKTVKKQAVRYKWWKVQFSLTKVDIEDLNQVEEETANDNIVILE, encoded by the exons ATGGCTTTGTCGACATTGGCTAAAGAGCAGGAAAACTTCTTGAGATACGCAATTCTGATAGTTGATCATACGAAAGAGGCATTACAAGATCTAATTGAACTCAATCTAAAAAACAAACATCTTACATTCGAAGAATTCCTCAACAAGAACAAGCATGAAATCTACCATTTATGTTATGACTTTCGATGTTGTCAATGTCAAACGCCACCAACAAAAAGGAAACGAATAATAATTCCTCCTCAGTTGGAGTTATTGTTTGATAAATACAACAAGCTACCTTCGCACAAAGGAACGGGCCGTAACGACTTCTGCTGCAGTTATGCGAAAGTTGGTATCACTTCGCAAGTGTTAGATCTTTCACTTGCACGATGTTTGTTGGTGAATTGTTGTTTGGATGTGTTTTGGTTCACCTGTTTAACCTCGCAGGATCAAACATTAGAACAATTTCTCAATTCAAACAAGCATATCATTTACCATCTCTGGAAAAATAACCAAAACTGTTGTCAGTGTCCATCTGGATTCATTTTTCCATGTGATAGATCTATAATCACTGAACATGAATGGAAGAGTATGTTCAGCTCCCGATTGTCGCCCTGTGAAAATGatagaaaaagaatgtcaacaggATCGTCAAGTGTTTGTTCCGTTGGAGCTACACCTGGTATTGCTACACAAAACATTAATCTAGAAATTCAGCGATTTATCCTTCAGAAGTGCAGCCATATTAGTAAAGCTGTACATTTCCTAGTTGAACAACGAAGTTTGCGATTTGCTCATGCACCAGAGGCAAAGATATCAGATAGTGACTTTAGACTGTTTTTAAAGGATATTGAACCCCATCTTCTTGGAATATCTCGTGTTTGTGGAAAGGAAACTCacgtgaaaaatattttgagagaTCTTCACTTGAAACCATTATCTTTGAACATgttaagaaaatatgaaaaactaCTTCATAAAAACATGGAAGCAATCAACAAG AATGTGAATCTCCAACACAGAACCACTAGACAATCCATTCCAAGACTTGTAGACAAATCAAGCAAGATAAGAAGGATTGAAGAACGAGTAGATGCACTAGAGACTTCAGTAGCTGCAATCACAGAGGAGGTAAAGGACCTAAGTAAAATTATCAAAG ACCGATCAAAAAGACAAAGACTTATAG ATCAAACTTCTGCTGAAATTGAGATCCACGAAAAAGACGTCCCATACGTAGAGATAGAAGCACTTAGACACTGTATCAAGTTATTAGAAAGCAGAAATGTTGTGGTATTGACTGGCAGAGAAGGCAGTGGTAAAAGTAGAAATGGGTTAGAAATACTGCGACAGTTCAAGGAAAGACACAAAGACTCTGATGTGTTTAAATTGATAGGACTTAATTATGTATCTGACATTGTTAAATGTAATGTGACAAGTATTGTCCTTTTTGATGATGCTTTTGATAAAACCTGTGAACAATTTGCTAACGATAAACATATTCTTGATCACTTATACTCTTACATTACACTTAATAAGGTCAAGTTAATTTTCACAATGAGAAACACTGTGAGACATGCATGCAATAGGTTATTGTCAACTCACAGACTATTTCATGATTTGCTTGATATTAACCTAAATTCAGAAAAATTTAAGCTGACTAaggtagaaaaagaaaaaattcttACAAATTATTGCgacataaacaaaattaaaatatttgagaGGGTTGGGGACAAAACGAATCAGTCGGTGTTCCATGAGGCTGGAATTGATAATAAAGAGACTATTCAGACGGTTTCCGATCAAGTTTCTGTATTTGTCAACAGAGAAATGATAGATGAAATCATACAAACAGACCCTTTTCTTGGATTCCCAGAATGCTGTCGACTATTTACCGAGCATAGAAACAATACTACGTTAGATGCCACTATCTTTAAATGGCCGTCTCATACTTTAGTTAAAGATATTGAGAAATGGAGAATTGAAGGTAAACATGATTCTGTCAATGGACTTAAGTACGTAGCATTGATTTGTATATTATCAATGGGGAAATCCCATGATATTGACGAATATTACCTGGGTTTCAATTTCAAaactgtttatttgttacatgAAAAGAATATTGATGTAAAAGTTTGTAATGAAATTTTTCAAGAATGTTGCAACAAAAACTCAGAAGTTTATGAGCATGAAATAAAAGATGCTTTAGACGAACTAGTGGTAAGTTGTTATCTGGTTAAGAAAGATGGAACTTACAACTTTCAACACTCTGCTGTAAAGGATGCCGTCCTAGTTTCGTATGGTAAGATAAACACAAAATCAATTATACCATTGCTGAGTTTCGACCAGATGATGGATTTAGTTAAACTACAAAATTACATTGAACAAGAAAATGAGAtatttataagaataaaaaaaaaggattattaTGATCTTGCTATACACTTCATTTCAATAATATGTCATCCACATTGTTCTAGTCTATTCGAATGCAGCACATTTGTAAAAAACGATATAGACTTTATAAACCAATTGCTTCTTTGTTTTAATGATAAAAGTGAGACTTCACTGATGCTTAAATCATGTGATAATGAGGTAGCACATTACTTTCCTTTATGTTTACTACAAAACATAGGAGAACTTGATGACAATAAGTTGACTGCAAATCATACTAAAGATCAATTGTTAATATCAATGGCCATTGAAGGCCAAACCATTACCTTTGTCGTAGACCCATCTGAATCTCTTGGCTGTGCATTTGAGgataaaaatgaaagaatcattATTTGGTTGGCAAAAAATACCGACCATTCCTTACTCAAATTGGAGATTTTGTTGTATGAATACATTCTTGATACTAGTTTCGGATCTATACCGTTACTATTACAGAATTTTGATCATGATCAGTTTGATATGACGGATTTACTCTTGCACGTATGCATAGATTGTTTCAATAAAGCAAATCATATAATAGATTGGATGATGGACAATATCAATAATTCTTTAATAAATTATGATACCATGTTTAAAAACGAactgttttttgaaatttttgattcaGAGAAATACTTTAACTTGATCCTATATATCCGAAATAAGGTAAACAGAAAATTGTTTGACGTCAGCAAAGCAGTACAAATGTGGTACACTTACAGGGGGATAGAGATAGTTCAACGGGTGATGCAGGATGATAATAAAATATTGGATGAAGAAGAACTAATCGACATACTGATTGATTATAATGAACAGGAGAGATACATATACATGCATGGAGAACATGAAGAAAATAATGAACAAATTGTGGAACAATTGTTACAGACAACTGGGATAAAATATCACGATTTAAACCAACTTGTATGTGTGGCCTCTGAGAGAGGATGGCTTAATGTTTTAGATTTATTGTTTAAACATGACGTTGACAAATCGTTTCATAAAGATAAAGTAAGGGAACATATATTGAAACTATTGGGCAATGGTATGCATTGTGAGAAAACTATTCGACATATAATGAAATACTATCTAgattatattaatattaatattctgATGGAGAAAGTAATGGATTTTGGATATCAGAGTGTTGTAGAAGAATTATTGTTGAAAACAGTGGACAATATTTCATATCATCTTGATACGACATTGAATAAGTTGATGTCTCATCAAACCTGTTATTTTACAAGATACAGTGAGAAAATTGTCGAACAATTATTACTGGCAACTGGGGTAGGATATAGCAATTTGAGCAAATTTGTAGGTGTGGCCTTTAGGAGAGGTTGGTTTAATGTTTTAGAATTATTGTTTAAACAGGACATCGACAAATCATTTTTTACAGATAAAGTAATAAAAGATGCATTACAACAACTGGGCAATGGTGCGCATTGCGAGAAAACTATTCAACTTATAATGAAATACTATGTAGATTATATCGATGTTAACATTCTGATGGAGAAAGCAGTTGATGTTGGATGTCATAGTGTTGTCGAAGAACTATTGTTAAAAAAAGTGGACAATATTTCTTATCTTCTTGATATTACCTTAGATAAATTGCGGCATCAACAGCTTAGTcatggttttaaaatatttgaaagcgACCATGGAAAGATACTTTTGTTACTTTTACAAAAGAATAACACAAAACTCATTGATTTAAACAGTATTATGAATGATGTATGTCATATTGGTCATTCACCAGCAATTCAGTGGTTACttgaaaataaatcttcattttccTTCAATATTAGAAAAGTTATGAACAATGCCTGCTTTCGTGGAGATCTTGAACTTGTCGATTACCTTTTTCAAAAATACAGAGCAGCAAATTTCGATTATAAAACGGCAATGATAAAGGCTTGTCGCCATGCACAGTGCAACACATTAGATGTTTGTAAATGGTTATTGAGAAACGTAGACCGTAGTATGTTCGATATGAAGGCAGCCCTAAATAATGCAAGTAAATACGACAATACTAAAATTGTGAAATGGATCCTTACAGATGTTGACACGGAATTGTATGATATTGATGCTGCAGTGTTCAGTGCTTCTGAACATGGAAACGGAGATACATTACAGTTGTTATTGAATCAATCTGGTGTAAACATGCTTGATATTCAATCTGCATTAACTCTTTCGTGCCGGAATGATCACAGTTGTTTACGCAATGCAAAACTGTTATACAATCGTGCGAATAAATCAAATTTAGATATGAATGCCGTATTATTAGAAGCATGTAAATACTATAGGACTGATTTTATACAATGGATAATTGAAACGTGTGATAAAAATATAACTGTTTTTGAAACAAGCGACGGACACACGCATTTCATTAAACGTTTTGACAAAAACCGTGTCGACATGGACCAGGCGGTCACCTGTATACTTGATATGGATGACCCTGCGCAGAAAAAAGACCATGTAAATAGAACTAAAAAACAGCTTTTAATGTTGATCATCAAACAATCCCATCCAAGTATAATTCATATATACACACTCTTAGAAGAAACATGTAAAAATGACTGGATAGAAATTTTCCAATTAATATTTGAAAAGGTAGACCATGCTCGGCTTAATATTGGTGAAATCATAAATGTCGCTTGTCGATTTGGAGCTTTTAAAATCATAAAGTGGTCAATAGAAAATATTGATATGCAGCTTGTAGATGCTGATAATGTTATGGTTGAATCATGTGGATTTGGGTGGCTTGAATGTATGGTCCTAATTTGGAAGCACTGTGGCCAATACAAACTGCAAGAAGCAATGACAGAAGCTTGTATATACGGTCAACTACATATAGCTGAGTGGCTCCTACAAAACGTTCATTACCAACATTTTAATATTCCAATGCTGTTACAGGAGGCAGGTCGGAATGGATGGGTTAACATTTTTGGCTTGCTTCTTCAAAACTTTCATTTTGATAAATCTGACATGCATATTGCAACACTCCATGCGCTAGAAAATGGTCACCTTGAGATAGCTGAGctgggtataacaaaaattgggaCAGACGATTTTGATTTTTCCTCGCTTTCGGAGAACACATATGTCGGCGCAAATAAAGAAGGTGTGGTTAACtttttattgcacaatattgaTCACAGGAGCATAGATATAGCCACAATTATGACAAATGCATGTTTATTTGGCTGGAAAGACGTAgcaatttttattgtagataATGACTTAACCAGTTTGTGTGATCTATCTCTTGCATTTAATACAGCTTGTGACAATGGAGAACTAGAAATCGCGCAACTTTTGTTGGATCAAGCTGACCCTCATATTCTCACCACTGTTTACAAAGCAATGCATTCTGTTGCTGTTAAAGGATGGGACGAAATAGCTATATTGCTATTAGATAAAGTCGAACACACACGGTTAGATATCGGGAACGCCCTTATTGAGGCGTGTCGCCATGGAGAAATAGATGTTGTTCAAGCAATACTGCGGATGGTAGACGATAACATGCTAAACGTCAAAGCCGCTCTAAACATAGGATGTGAAAATCATATGAATGAAGAACTTGTCTTGTGGGTTTTACATAATATAGACCAAGAACAAGTTGATTTAAAAACTGTCAAGAAACAGGCAGTTCGATATAAATGGTGGAAGGTTCAATTTTCATTGACTAAGGTAGACATTGAAGATCTGAATCAAGTCGAGGAAGAGACTGCAAATGATAACATCGTTATCTTAGAATAG
- the LOC139482362 gene encoding myotrophin-like, translating to MTDFLWAVKNGDLGAVQSFVQEGVNLNEEIEGRTPLHYAADYGHSEVIGFLVDKGGQVDIKDKHGITPILAAIWEGHTNSVKILLQKGASKKGSSPDGMSYLECAEKDEIKQLLQ from the exons ATGACTGATTTTTTGTGGGCAGTGAAGAATGGCGACCTTGGCGCGGTACAGAGTTTTGTACAAGAG gGAGTCAATTTGAATGAAGAAATAGAAGGAAGAACACCATTACATTATGCTGCAGATTATGGACATTCAGAGGTCATAGGATTTCTGGTAGATAAGGGAGGACAAGTTGAT aTTAAAGATAAACATGGAATAACTCCTATTCTAGCAGCCATATGGGAAGGACATACAAATAGTGTTAAAATTCTTTTACAAAAG GGTGCTAGTAAAAAAGGTAGTTCACCTGATGGGATGTCCTATTTAGAATGTGCAGAAAAAGACGAAATTAAGCAGCTATTACAATGA